The proteins below are encoded in one region of Pseudomonas ekonensis:
- the purF gene encoding amidophosphoribosyltransferase has protein sequence MCGIVGIVGKSNVNQALYDALTVLQHRGQDAAGIVTSHDGRLFLRKDNGLVRDVFQQRHMQRLVGHMGIGHVRYPTAGSSTSAEAQPFYVNSPYGITLAHNGNLTNVEQLAKEIYESDLRHVNTSSDSEVLLNVFAHELAQRGKLQPTEEDVFAAVTDVHNRCVGGYAVVAMITGYGIVGFRDPHGIRPIVFGQRHTDEGVEYMIASESVSLDVLGFTLIRDLAPGEAVYITEDGKLHTRQCATNPSLTPCIFEHVYLARPDSIIDGVSVYKARLRMGEKLAEKIQRERPDHDIDVVIPIPDTSRTAALELANHLGVKFREGFVKNRYIGRTFIMPGQAARKKSVRQKLNAIELEFRGKNVMLVDDSIVRGTTCKQIIQMAREAGAKNVYFCSAAPAVRFPNVYGIDMPSAHELIAHNRSTQDVADLIGADWLVYQDLPDLIEAVGGGKIKIEQFDCAVFDGKYVTGDVDEAYLNKIEQARNDASKAKTQAVSAIIDLYNN, from the coding sequence ATGTGTGGCATCGTCGGTATCGTCGGTAAGTCGAACGTCAATCAGGCGCTGTATGACGCGCTAACCGTGCTCCAGCACCGCGGCCAGGACGCTGCCGGTATCGTGACCAGCCATGACGGCCGGTTGTTCCTGCGCAAGGACAATGGCCTGGTGCGTGACGTGTTCCAGCAGCGTCACATGCAGCGTCTGGTGGGCCACATGGGGATCGGCCACGTCCGTTACCCGACCGCCGGCAGCTCGACCTCGGCCGAAGCCCAACCGTTCTATGTGAACTCGCCGTACGGCATCACCCTGGCGCACAACGGCAACCTGACCAACGTCGAACAGTTGGCCAAGGAGATCTACGAGTCCGACCTGCGCCACGTCAACACCAGTTCCGACTCGGAAGTGCTGCTCAACGTGTTCGCCCACGAGCTGGCCCAGCGCGGCAAGCTGCAGCCGACCGAAGAGGACGTGTTCGCCGCCGTGACCGACGTGCACAACCGCTGCGTCGGCGGTTATGCGGTGGTGGCGATGATCACCGGCTACGGCATCGTCGGTTTCCGCGATCCGCACGGCATCCGTCCGATCGTGTTCGGCCAGCGTCACACCGACGAAGGCGTCGAGTACATGATCGCCTCCGAAAGCGTCTCCCTGGATGTGCTCGGCTTCACCCTGATCCGCGACCTGGCGCCGGGCGAAGCTGTATACATCACCGAAGACGGCAAGCTGCACACCCGTCAGTGCGCGACCAACCCGTCCCTGACCCCGTGCATCTTCGAACACGTCTACCTGGCGCGTCCGGACTCGATCATCGACGGCGTGTCGGTGTACAAGGCCCGTCTGCGCATGGGCGAGAAACTGGCGGAGAAGATCCAGCGCGAGCGTCCGGACCACGACATCGACGTGGTCATCCCGATCCCGGACACCAGCCGCACCGCAGCCCTGGAGCTGGCCAACCACCTGGGCGTGAAGTTCCGCGAAGGCTTCGTCAAGAACCGCTACATCGGCCGTACCTTCATCATGCCCGGCCAGGCCGCGCGCAAGAAATCGGTGCGCCAGAAGCTCAACGCCATCGAACTGGAATTCCGCGGCAAGAACGTGATGCTGGTGGACGACTCCATCGTGCGCGGCACCACCTGCAAGCAGATCATCCAGATGGCCCGCGAAGCCGGCGCGAAGAACGTCTACTTCTGCTCCGCGGCCCCGGCCGTGCGCTTCCCGAACGTGTACGGCATCGACATGCCGAGCGCCCACGAGCTGATCGCTCACAACCGTTCGACCCAGGACGTGGCCGACCTGATCGGCGCCGACTGGCTGGTCTACCAGGACCTGCCTGACTTGATCGAAGCCGTCGGCGGCGGCAAGATCAAGATCGAGCAGTTCGACTGTGCGGTGTTCGACGGCAAGTACGTCACCGGCGACGTCGACGAGGCGTACCTGAACAAGATCGAGCAGGCGCGCAACGATGCCTCCAAGGCCAAGACCCAGGCGGTCAGCGCGATCATCGATCTGTACAACAACTGA
- a CDS encoding O-succinylhomoserine sulfhydrylase, with the protein MSQEWDAGRLDSDLEGVAFDTLAVRAGQHRTPEGEHGDPMFFTSSYVFRTAADAAARFAGEVPGNVYSRYTNPTVRAFEERIAALEGAEQAVATATGMAAIMAVVMSLCSAGDHVLVSRSVFGSTISLFEKYFKRFGVEVDYVPLADLSAWDAAIKANTKLLFVESPSNPLAELVDIAALSEIAHAKGAMLVVDNCFCTPALQQPLKLGADIVVHSATKFIDGQGRCMGGVVAGRGEQMKEVVGFLRTAGPTLSPFNAWVFLKGLETLNLRMKAHCANAQQLAEWLEKQDGIEKVHYAGLESHPQHELARRQQKGFGAVVSFEVKGGKEGAWRFIDATRLVSITANLGDSKTTITHPSTTSHGRLAPQEREAAGIRDSLIRVAVGLEDVADLQADLSRGLAAL; encoded by the coding sequence ATGAGTCAGGAATGGGATGCCGGTCGGCTGGACAGCGACCTCGAAGGCGTAGCGTTCGATACCCTGGCCGTACGTGCCGGTCAGCACCGTACGCCGGAAGGCGAGCACGGCGATCCGATGTTCTTCACCTCCAGCTACGTGTTCCGCACCGCGGCCGATGCGGCGGCGCGCTTTGCCGGGGAAGTGCCGGGCAACGTCTATTCGCGCTACACCAACCCGACCGTGCGTGCCTTCGAAGAGCGCATCGCCGCGCTGGAAGGTGCCGAGCAGGCGGTCGCCACCGCCACCGGCATGGCCGCGATCATGGCAGTGGTGATGAGCCTGTGCAGTGCGGGCGACCATGTGTTGGTCTCGCGCAGCGTGTTCGGTTCGACCATCAGCCTGTTCGAGAAGTATTTCAAGCGCTTCGGCGTAGAAGTCGATTACGTGCCGCTGGCGGATCTGTCGGCTTGGGATGCGGCGATCAAGGCCAACACCAAGTTGCTGTTCGTCGAGTCGCCGTCCAACCCGCTGGCGGAGCTGGTGGACATCGCCGCGCTGTCGGAGATCGCCCATGCCAAGGGCGCGATGCTGGTGGTCGACAACTGCTTCTGCACCCCGGCGTTGCAGCAGCCGCTGAAGCTGGGTGCGGACATCGTCGTGCATTCGGCGACCAAGTTCATCGACGGCCAAGGCCGCTGCATGGGCGGCGTGGTCGCCGGCCGCGGCGAGCAGATGAAGGAAGTGGTCGGTTTCCTGCGCACCGCAGGGCCTACCCTGAGCCCATTCAATGCCTGGGTCTTCCTCAAAGGCCTGGAAACCCTGAACCTGCGGATGAAGGCGCACTGCGCCAACGCCCAGCAACTGGCCGAATGGCTGGAGAAGCAGGACGGCATCGAGAAAGTGCACTACGCCGGCCTCGAAAGCCATCCGCAGCATGAGCTGGCGCGCCGTCAGCAGAAGGGCTTCGGTGCGGTGGTGAGCTTCGAGGTCAAGGGGGGCAAGGAAGGGGCATGGCGCTTCATCGATGCGACCCGGCTGGTGTCGATCACGGCCAACCTGGGCGACAGCAAGACCACCATCACCCACCCGAGCACCACGTCCCACGGTCGCCTGGCGCCGCAGGAGCGTGAGGCGGCGGGCATCCGCGACAGCCTGATCCGCGTCGCGGTCGGCCTGGAAGACGTGGCGGACCTGCAGGCCGACCTGTCCCGCGGACTGGCGGCATTGTGA
- a CDS encoding SDR family oxidoreductase, translating into MPAQAAGAHGRVALVTGAARGIGLGIAAWLISEGWRVVLTDLDRVRGAKVAKVLGENAWFIAMDVADEGQVATGVAEVLGQFGRLDALVCNAAVADPHNITLESLDLAWWNRVLAVNLSGPMLLAKHCAPYLRAHSGAIVNLASTRARQSEPDTEAYAASKGGLLALTHALAISLGPEIRVNAVSPGWIDARDPSVRRAEPLTDTDHAQHPAGRVGTVEDVAAMVSWLLSKNAGFVTGQEFVVDGGMTKKMIYSE; encoded by the coding sequence CTGCCGGCTCAGGCCGCAGGCGCCCATGGGCGTGTCGCACTGGTCACGGGCGCGGCGCGCGGCATCGGCCTGGGCATCGCGGCCTGGCTCATCAGCGAAGGCTGGCGGGTGGTGCTGACCGACCTGGATCGCGTGCGCGGCGCCAAAGTGGCCAAGGTGCTGGGCGAAAACGCCTGGTTCATTGCCATGGACGTGGCGGACGAGGGCCAGGTGGCGACGGGCGTGGCCGAGGTGCTGGGGCAGTTCGGCCGGTTGGACGCGCTGGTGTGCAATGCGGCGGTGGCCGATCCGCACAACATCACGTTGGAAAGCCTCGATCTGGCCTGGTGGAACCGGGTACTGGCGGTGAACCTCAGCGGCCCGATGCTGTTGGCCAAGCACTGTGCGCCGTACCTGCGCGCGCACAGCGGCGCCATCGTCAATCTGGCGTCGACCCGTGCGCGGCAATCGGAGCCGGACACCGAGGCCTATGCGGCGAGCAAGGGCGGCCTGCTGGCCTTGACCCATGCGCTGGCCATCAGCCTTGGGCCGGAGATCCGCGTCAATGCCGTCAGCCCCGGCTGGATCGATGCGCGGGATCCTTCCGTGCGTCGCGCCGAGCCGCTGACCGATACCGATCACGCCCAGCATCCGGCAGGCAGGGTAGGGACGGTCGAAGATGTGGCGGCGATGGTGTCCTGGCTGCTGTCGAAGAACGCCGGGTTCGTCACGGGCCAGGAGTTTGTGGTCGATGGCGGCATGACCAAGAAGATGATCTATTCCGAATAG